One genomic window of Xanthobacter dioxanivorans includes the following:
- a CDS encoding phytoene desaturase family protein, which translates to MANYDVIVVGAGHNTLGAAAYLQKCGLKTLVLEKNAIPGGGVTSKELTLPGFKHDTHASGVVHLQGHPILTADELELKSKYGLKFAYPEASYMTIFADGDTITCYADLDRACADIARYSERDSEAYREMVGMMGAIMPMINMSMARPPLPLAAFMGMLSQMPGGNDLLNTMMRSAYDVVTERFENEKVRIHLLKWVMEGLNVPCEHKTTGVAMLYLIGFSHSHPAGVPVGGMQSLTDAMISCIKDNGGEIRLNTPVKRVINKNGVAKAVELASGEVLVADKAVIASIHPHLLGERVEGLDPGVVARAKLYQATDFGGMLINCALREAPRWTHAPAADSCLYINLIESSDLNELRRYADQLRLGELPDQPILVASNHTNFDPTRAPDGHHTLYVFSWAPGVLADGGMERWDDIKEQRADEVMAWLAKFAPNVSGDNILARHVDSPLDMVRHSPSFQRGDLNGGAMFLYQMMGMRPTPELAQYAVPGAQGLYLSGPFMHPGGGVTGGGRPVAIKVMEDLKVDYSKIIRS; encoded by the coding sequence ATGGCCAACTACGACGTGATCGTGGTCGGCGCCGGCCACAATACGCTCGGCGCGGCCGCTTATTTGCAGAAATGCGGCCTGAAGACACTCGTCCTTGAGAAGAACGCGATACCCGGTGGCGGCGTGACCTCCAAGGAGCTGACTCTTCCCGGCTTCAAGCATGACACCCATGCCTCCGGCGTCGTCCACCTCCAGGGACATCCCATTCTGACGGCGGACGAACTGGAGCTGAAATCCAAATACGGGCTGAAGTTCGCCTATCCCGAGGCGAGCTACATGACCATCTTCGCCGACGGCGACACCATCACCTGCTACGCCGACCTCGATCGGGCCTGCGCGGACATCGCGCGCTATTCGGAACGGGACTCCGAGGCCTATCGCGAGATGGTCGGCATGATGGGTGCCATCATGCCCATGATCAACATGAGCATGGCCCGCCCGCCCTTGCCGCTCGCGGCCTTCATGGGAATGCTGTCGCAGATGCCCGGGGGCAACGACCTGCTCAATACCATGATGCGCTCGGCTTATGACGTGGTCACCGAGCGGTTCGAGAACGAGAAGGTGCGGATCCACTTGCTCAAGTGGGTCATGGAGGGTCTGAACGTGCCCTGCGAGCACAAGACCACCGGCGTCGCCATGCTCTATCTGATTGGTTTTTCCCACTCCCATCCCGCCGGCGTGCCCGTGGGTGGCATGCAGTCGCTCACCGACGCCATGATTTCCTGCATCAAGGACAATGGCGGCGAGATCCGACTCAACACTCCGGTGAAGCGGGTTATTAACAAGAATGGCGTGGCGAAAGCGGTCGAGCTCGCCAGCGGCGAGGTTCTAGTCGCCGACAAGGCGGTCATCGCCTCGATCCATCCCCATCTGCTGGGCGAGCGGGTCGAGGGCCTCGATCCTGGCGTCGTGGCCCGCGCCAAGCTTTATCAGGCGACCGATTTCGGCGGAATGCTGATCAACTGTGCCCTGCGCGAGGCGCCCAGATGGACCCATGCGCCGGCTGCCGACAGCTGCCTCTATATCAACCTCATCGAATCGTCCGACTTGAACGAACTGCGGCGCTATGCTGACCAGCTGCGGCTCGGTGAGCTGCCGGACCAGCCCATCCTGGTCGCCTCGAACCACACCAACTTCGACCCCACGCGCGCGCCGGATGGTCATCACACACTGTACGTCTTCTCCTGGGCTCCCGGCGTCCTCGCCGACGGCGGCATGGAGCGCTGGGACGACATCAAGGAGCAGCGCGCCGACGAGGTCATGGCCTGGCTCGCGAAATTCGCACCGAACGTGTCCGGCGACAACATCCTCGCCCGCCACGTGGACAGTCCCCTGGACATGGTGCGCCATTCGCCTTCGTTTCAGCGCGGCGACCTTAATGGCGGCGCCATGTTCCTCTACCAGATGATGGGAATGCGCCCCACGCCGGAGCTGGCGCAATACGCCGTGCCTGGCGCCCAAGGCCTCTATCTGTCGGGTCCCTTTATGCATCCCGGCGGTGGCGTCACCGGCGGCGGGCGGCCCGTCGCCATCAAGGTGATGGAAGACCTGAAGGTCGACTATTCCAAGATCATCCGCAGCTGA
- a CDS encoding cytochrome P450, with product MADTPESLSEEFSTFSTYTKTPAQALDLIERARTKCPVPHSKELGGFHIYMNYEDVRRGLMDWKTYANGPSVLRPYIEGSPVFPPLSMDPPEHTPWRKVFSDGVNIRTADRIGPAVRADAIELIEGFAEKGACDLHLDLAEQVPMKAIFHILGLPREHHERVRSMTLNVLAHVNQPEQFAKLFQEFSEYGWSEVERRKSDPKEDYLTVLADARFGDRHMTPFEVGAAVVSLLVAGHGTTTAALTNLLYEVLRRPQLKQRLIEDPALIPKAVEEGLRLHHPFFGLFRKATEDVEAHGAHIKKGDTVYMCWQAANRDPAVVDKPLDFDIDRPEFQHLGFGLGKHSCVGAPTARMEMRVVMEELLARLPDIELAEPEKVKWDFHGAETLGILHLPAKFASRPRRAS from the coding sequence ATGGCTGATACCCCTGAAAGCCTTTCTGAGGAATTTTCGACCTTCAGCACTTACACGAAGACGCCGGCTCAAGCGCTCGACCTGATCGAGCGTGCGCGCACAAAGTGTCCGGTGCCGCATTCGAAGGAACTGGGCGGCTTCCACATCTATATGAACTATGAGGACGTCCGCCGCGGTCTCATGGATTGGAAGACCTATGCGAACGGCCCGTCGGTCCTGCGCCCCTATATCGAAGGCTCGCCGGTGTTTCCGCCCCTCTCCATGGATCCGCCCGAGCATACGCCCTGGCGCAAGGTCTTCTCCGACGGCGTCAACATACGGACGGCGGATCGGATCGGACCGGCGGTGCGTGCCGATGCTATCGAGCTCATCGAAGGCTTCGCCGAGAAGGGGGCATGCGACCTGCATCTGGACCTTGCCGAGCAAGTGCCGATGAAGGCGATTTTTCACATCCTCGGACTGCCGCGCGAGCATCACGAGCGCGTGCGGTCCATGACGCTCAATGTTCTGGCCCATGTGAACCAGCCCGAGCAATTCGCGAAGCTCTTCCAGGAGTTCAGCGAATATGGCTGGTCCGAAGTGGAGCGGCGCAAGAGCGATCCCAAGGAGGATTATCTGACCGTCCTCGCCGACGCGCGGTTCGGCGATCGGCACATGACACCGTTCGAAGTCGGCGCGGCGGTGGTTTCCCTCCTCGTGGCCGGGCACGGCACCACCACGGCGGCGCTCACCAACCTGCTCTACGAGGTGCTGCGCCGGCCGCAGCTGAAGCAGCGGCTGATCGAGGATCCCGCCTTAATTCCCAAGGCGGTGGAAGAGGGGCTGCGTCTTCACCACCCCTTCTTCGGCTTGTTCCGGAAGGCGACGGAGGATGTGGAAGCCCACGGCGCGCACATCAAGAAGGGCGACACGGTCTATATGTGCTGGCAGGCCGCCAATCGTGATCCGGCGGTCGTGGACAAGCCTCTCGACTTCGACATTGATCGTCCGGAATTCCAGCACCTGGGCTTCGGTCTTGGAAAGCATTCCTGCGTCGGAGCGCCGACGGCGCGCATGGAAATGCGCGTGGTGATGGAGGAGTTGCTTGCGCGGCTGCCCGATATCGAGCTTGCCGAGCCCGAAAAGGTGAAGTGGGATTTCCACGGCGCCGAAACCTTGGGCATCCTGCACCTGCCGGCAAAGTTTGCGTCGCGCCCGC